The Faecalibacterium sp. I3-3-89 sequence TTGCGGTAAAATAATCATGCTGTTTTTGAGACAGCAGGTGCTGGAGTCCAGCGTAAGGCTATGCCGCCTGCCGAGAAACGTGCGTAAAGTTGCTTTATGCCTCTTTCTCGGCCAAGTGCGGGAAAGAGGCTTTTTTCGTTGCTCACCAGCTTTCGATATAAGTTTTTGAAACGAGGTGAAACCGAATGCCCAGTGCAAAGATTCTTTCTGAGAAGCAGGCTTACGTCGCTGATCTGAAGGCAAAGTTTGAGAGTGCGGTTTCCGGCTGCGTCGTCGCTTACGGCGGCATCAACGTCGAGAACGACACCAAGCTCCGTAAGGAGCTGCGTGAGGCAGGCGTCGATTACATGGTCGTGAAGAACACCATGCTGCGTCTGGCTGTCAAGGGCACTTCTCTGGAGGCCCTGGCTGAGCAGTTCAAGGGCGATACCGCTATCGCTTTTGCTCACGAGGAGGACCCCATGTCCGCTGCCCGCATCCTGTGCAAGTATCAGGATGGCGATAAGTCCAAGAAGTTCGTCGTGAAGGCAGGCTTCATGGAGGGCAAGGTCATGGACGCTGCCGAGACCAACGCCATCGCAAAGCTGCCCAACCGCGAAGGCATGCTGTCCATGTTTGCAGGCGCCCTCACCAGCACTCTGTCTGGTCTGGCTGTTGCAATGCAGGCTTATGCCGACAAGCAGGAGGAGCCTGCTGCCTA is a genomic window containing:
- the rplJ gene encoding 50S ribosomal protein L10; amino-acid sequence: MPSAKILSEKQAYVADLKAKFESAVSGCVVAYGGINVENDTKLRKELREAGVDYMVVKNTMLRLAVKGTSLEALAEQFKGDTAIAFAHEEDPMSAARILCKYQDGDKSKKFVVKAGFMEGKVMDAAETNAIAKLPNREGMLSMFAGALTSTLSGLAVAMQAYADKQEEPAA